The genomic segment TCTTTCTCTCAATTCGATTGATGTTTTGACGGGACTTGATACAGTTAAAATCTGTGTCGCTTATGATTTAGATGGTGAGCGCATTGATCATTATCCAGCTAGTCTGGAGCAGCTCAAACGGTGCAAGCCAATCTATGAAGAATTGCCAGGGTGGTCAGAAGATATTACAGGTGTTCGCAGTTTAGAAGAGTTGCCAGAGAATGCTCGCAACTATGTCCGCCGTGTCAGTGAATTGGTCGGTGTTCGTATTTCTACTTTCTCTGTCGGTCCTGGTCGTGAACAGACAAACATCCTGGAAAGTGTTTGGTCAAGTTTGTAATAGAAGTAGACAAAGCGGGTTTCGGCTCGCTTTTTATTGACGCAATAAAAAAGTTTAAAGAATAATTCTCTCTTAAGTTAATTTTAAGCTGGCTGGGTTATACTAAAATCATCAGATGAAGACCTCCTAACTTTATTTGATAGAAATCCTAAACTTTTTCATAATAATCTCCTGAAAGCCATCGAAAGGTGGCTTTTTTTATATTTTCAGGTTTATAACATGATATAATAAATGGAGAGCAAAGGAGATAAATAATGAACTTTACAGATTTATCTAATAAAGAGCAGGAAAAAATAATGATAAGTGAAATTATCAGGAATTTAAAAAAGCTAGGTGGCTATGCAACCAAACGAGAGTTGCTAGATGCTATTAAAAAGGGAGAAAATACGATAGAGGAGAAATTTTTTTGAGGAAGAAAAAGTGTCTTAAAAAAGTGGAAAAATTTATAAACCTAGTGATTACACTTTTAATTTTTCAGCCAAAAGTTTACTTACCACGGGCTATCTTTCTAAACCAAGCAATCGACTTTTGAATTGACAGAATTAGGTAGAAAAGTGAAACTGGATGAGCATTTTGCTAGCGATATTCAACAGAAAGCCATTCAATTTTGGAAAAATGAGAAGAAGTCAAAACAATTCTTCAAGTTATCCTTTGAAAAGGAACTAAAACATTCACTAGATGACTCAAAAGAAAATTGGAGAGTTGAGTTGACAAGAGCTTTAAAATCTATGTCACCACAAAAATTTGAAACTTTTGCTCGTGGTCTAGTCAAGGAGATGGGTGTCAAACTAGATGAAAAAA from the Streptococcus constellatus subsp. constellatus genome contains:
- a CDS encoding restriction endonuclease; translation: MKLDEHFASDIQQKAIQFWKNEKKSKQFFKLSFEKELKHSLDDSKENWRVELTRALKSMSPQKFETFARGLVKEMGVKLDEKIGVSYTNDGGLDGFGLLLVQMTSEPIV